The region CATGGCGGTACGGATCATGCTGTACTGCTGGGCGGTCAACCGGTCGCCCAACGTCACCTGCAGGAGCGTCACCGTGGTGCGCAGCAGTTCTTCGGTGCCAAGTTCCTCAAGGCTGCGCTGGAAAGCCGTGTGAGCGTCCTCAGGCTGGGCACGGGCCGCAGCAGGTGGCGTGATGGGCGCGGCGGCCACGGGCAGGGCCACGTCACTGGCGGTCACCTGGTACTTTCCTTCCTCATCTTTGATCACGTCGGTCACGAACGCTGCGGGCGACCGCGGCCGGAACTGCTGGATAAGCTGCTGCGCCACCAGGACCCGTTCCTGCACGCGCGCCTGACCGTACTGGGTGATGAGTTTGCGTCCGTTGGGGACCGACAGGGCGAACCGGGCGTACATGTCACGGAGCAGCGCTGCGGTTGTGGGGTCTTCTTCGAGCTCGGCGCGGTTGAACAGGTACGTGACGTCCGTGTTCGCCCCGCGACCGGAGTACTTCACCTCCCGGAGATACCCCTGGGTGAGAAGTTCGGCGTGTGCGGAGGCCAGCAGCCGCTTGATGTAGGCCGCCGTTTCCGTTTCCGTGAATTTGCATTCCTTGGCCCAGTCGAGCAGATTGACCGTGAGTTCGTTGCTTTCGATGGCCAGCGTTTCCGGGTTCCGGCGTTTGGCGTCCAGCAGGCGGTACAGGGACCGGGTGGGGGGCCGTTTGAGATTGTTGAGCAGCAGGGAGTTGACGGGCTTTGTGTACTGCTCGCGGATGGAGCGAACGAGCATCTGCGCGATGGTGATACTGATCGTCGCCCTGGAATCCAGCGTGTCCCGGTCCGCGCTGGTGGCGTTAAACTCGAGAATGATGCTGAATTTCGCGCTGGTCCAGCGTTTGGCACCGTGGTCGCGCCAGGTGTTGCCGATGGTGTAGACGCTGTGCGTCAGGCGGTTGAGGGAATCGCGCAGAATTTCGTAGTACGTGCCGTTCGGATGGAGGTTCGCGCGGACCAGAATCTGATACGGGGTGGTGTGCAGAATGCCGTGGCTGGGGGCACCCGCTTCCACGAACAGATCCAGGATCGCGTTGGCGATGTCAGCGTCCAGGCCGTGCGGCACGCCGCCAATGCCCTGCGGCGCCAGGCAGGACATCACGCCGGTCTCCTCCCCGATCTGAATATCGATGCTCCAGGAGGTGTGGTCCGGCGGGATCCGCTCCTGGATGCTGAACATGTTGAGCAGGGCCATGTTGAATTCAGACGGATGACGGATGGGAAGGTCGCGTCCGCGTGACGCCCGTTTTAAGGACCCCTTCGGTGAATTGTCAGACGAGTCCCTCGTCCGCTGTTTCGCTTCCCTGGTTGGCATGCTGGCCTCGCTGTCGGCTCAGTATACGGACTCTGTGCCAGGGAGATGGAGCTCCTGATTGATGTTTGTTTTTTTGTTTTTAAAGAGATAAAGAATGTTGTACAACAACAGCGCACGACCCACCCTCCGCGCCAGAGCGACAATTTCTCGGTTTTTTTGAGGAGTATGTCGTGTCGTGGCCTCTTGTTTTGAGCACTATGTCGTGGGTTTTGCAGCTGAATTTGAGGAGTATGTCGAAGGCGCGACGCGTGAATTTGAGCAGTGTGTCGTGGGTTACCCGGACCGTTTTGAGCAGTGTGTCGCGGTCCCTTGAGAACAAATTTGAGCAGTGTGTCGTGTGGGCCCGCTTTGAACTTGAGGAGTATGTCGTGGGTCTGAACCGCAATTTGAGCAGTATGTCGAAGTGGTGTCGAGCTGCCAATTTTGCTTGGCCCGCCGCGTAGCTGCACACTCCTTAGATCAGAAAATTCGCCGTACCAGTCACACAATCAGCGGTCAGGTCGAGGGCACGCCGATGAGCCGGACATGGGCACTGAACTGCGTCACGACGAGAGCAATTTGAGAAGTATGTCGATAAACTCCTTACCCGATCACCTTCTTGGCTGAAAAAAAGCCAATAGTGTCCTCTCAAACAGCGAAAACATGCGGGTGAGAGTCAACAGCGGTGAAGGACTCTGCCTGCCATTCCGCGCGTCAGGTGCTCCGAGAAAGCCCTGCTATTCACTGTAGTTGAGCACCATGTCGTGTCTTCTGGCTCACCTTCACGCCTACCCCACGTGTCTGACAGCCCAATTTGAGCAGTATGTCGTGCCGCATGATCATTTGTCGTGGTCCTGCAAGCTGAGTGGCAGAGGCACGGGCGTTGACGTGCAGGGTGATGCGAGGCGGGAGAAGGCAGACCTGCACCCAGCTGGCGTACTCAAGCGTCAATTTGAGCAGTATGTCGAATGGGCGACGCCGTGACGGGACCCAACAGCGAGGTCACGGTCCGGAGGGTGGCTCCAGCGCTGCAGCCCCCTCTTCTCGCAGGATGCGCACAGCCGGGGATCCACAGGTCGGTGATGGGCTTTTGAGCAGTCTGTCGATACTATGATCATAAGGCCATGCTGTGGCTCTCAAGAACCGCGCAACTGTCACTTCTCGGAAAAGGACGAGCAAAGGGGTTCGGGGCCCTGAGCCTCAAAACCGGCACAAAAGGTCAGCGCCTCGATCGGCCACTGAGACCACAACCGCACTGAGCGCCCCAGTCGCTCCCTGCGCTGACACGGCCGCTCGACTCATGGGCCTCTCCCCCACCACTGTCGCGTTCCAGATCCATGCCGCGCATCACACGCGTTCTTCAGTCGTCTTGGTTGGAGTCTGCCCCTTGGAGTGACAACCCGCCCTGACCCTTCAGACTGGATGGGGTCGCATGTTTCAGGTGTTCTGTAGCCAGTTCTGGCGTCTCAGCGTGAGGCCATCCGTAGATCGAATACGTTTCCCCTTTGGTGAGGGCCACCAGGGCGGACCGCACGTAGGGTACGAACTGTTCCGGAATGGCGTCAAATGACAGCCAGCACAGGTCTTCGTGTCTGTCGAGCTCACAAATCCTCGGCGTACCTTCCCAGCGATCCGCAACGAAGAAGTGATCCAGCCATCCGTCGCCCTGAGTCTGGCTATGAAGCGTGTGAACGAGGCGTAGGTCCTCAAGGTTGAGCAGGACGCCAACTTCTTCCAGGGCTTCGCGTCGGGCGGCTTCCAGCAAGGTTTCACCCTCCTCGACTCCGCCTGCGGGAAGACTGTAGAAGCCGTCCATCCAACCAGTGTTCACGCGTTTCAGGCTGCAGAACTCATGGTGACTGCGCAATACGACGAAGACCGTTGAGGACACCCGGTAACGGTGGCGGGAAGTCACGTGCGAAGGGTACCAGTTGGCGCTGGTCGCAAGCAGTTGCTTCGCTGGTTTGTCCTGCACAAGAAACCAAAAGGAGTGGCAGCGCCCAGCGAGATCTGGATCGGCCTGTGTGCACTGTTCCCAGCTTCGGCCTCTCTGCAGCTGATTCGGTCAAGCTGACGAGTGATCGTGCTGCAACTGGAACAAAGGCAGCCTGACGTCCAATCAGGAAATTGTGATTCCAGACACCTGGACGGTGCCCGGTCGCCGGGCTCTTCCTTACCGGCCGGGAGAGCAATCAGGAGGCCGATACCATTCACAGTCGAGGGGAGCATCCAAGAATCGCCACAGTGTCCAGTTCAGCCTGGTGATCGAGTGGATACACAATACGGTGGTGGCCCGTTGAAGATCTGAATGACATGGGCCGCGTCCGCAGGGGTGCGCCCGTCTGCCTGTACCGCTGTGTCGGCGCGCGATTGCCCTGGCCGCTGGCGTGCCCTGACCCGGAACAGCCTCAAGGTTGTTGTTCTGACCTGACGTTTACGCCGCAGTTGCGGAAGGAGGGGGCGCTGACGTTGTCCTGGAAGCGGTCGAGCTCAACGCCGCCATTTGGAATGAGCAGGCTTTGCATAGGTGCTGCGAGCAGGACAAGCAGATTTTCAAGGCAGGCCAGGTGGTCCGGCGCGTGGTGGTGGAGAAGAATACTGCTGAGGCGGCCGCTGGGGACAGGAAGCCGAGGGGAAGACTCCGGATGGCTTTCACGTTCAATGGCGCACCGAAAGTCGTGATGGGGAGAGGGTGCGGTGTCCGCCGTGAGGAAGCGCGAGCGACGATGTGTTGCAGAGCCCAGGTGGCAGCCCGACGGTACCGTCCGGCTGCAGCCACAGGCTCCTGCGGCCCATCGGTTGTTGTACGACGACCGTGAGAGGCCGCAGAGCGCACCGCAGAAGCGGCGCCGTGCCCACGGGAAGTGAGGAAGCCTGACCTGCAGGCCGTGTAGCGATCCTGCTGCACTTTATTCCTGCTGGCCTCAGAGACGCTCTTCACAGGAGGAACGCGGATGGAGGAAACGCGCTCAGGCGTCAGCATGCTCCTATTTCTGACACCTTTCTGCCGTGCCAGTGAGTGCAGTGACGCGGCGAAGGAACCTGGGAATTGACCGGCATGACGAACGCAACCGGCCTGGAGTGAGCCCTGGAGCGGGGTCCCAGTGCGCCAGCCAGTAGCGGCAGACCACAGGAGAAATGGTCTCCCCTATGCCAAGTCCGGTGATCGTTCGGCGTGAATGTCAAGCGCGCGGTCGCTTGAAGTGGGACCTCCCCCAGTGGTGGATTGCCGGTGACTCTCAGGCATACCCGCGTTGTGGTTTCGCCCGGCTGAATCGGCGTTTCTGCTGGTCATGCCCGGGTGGGAACAACGTTGTTCCCACGTCTCCCCCACCGGCTTTTAAGCAAAATGGTTGCGCCGGCTCTGGAATTTAAGCAAAATGCTGACATGAGCGGAAAAGGGAAGCGGTCGGTGCCCATCAGCGCGGCCCACACACAACTTGGCCAGCAGGTGAAGAACCTGCGGCCAGGGGAACCGGTGGTGCTGGAGCGACATGGCAAGCCCGTCGCGGGCCTCGTCTCCGTGCAGGACCTCGAAACGATTCAGCGGGCCGGACAGGACATGACTGTCCTGATGGCGTTCAACCACGCTGGCGGCGCGGCGAAGACCAGCACCATCCGCGACATCGGCTACGAGCTGGCCGAACTCGGGTACCGCGTGCTGCTGATTGACATCGACCCACAGGCCAATCTCACGTCCTGGCTCGGCATTCACGACGTGGACGGTGCCCGCAGCCTGCAGCCGGTACTGGAGGATTACGCGCCCCTGCCGGAGCCCTACCGCGTCCATCAGATGGACCTGATTCCCAGTCACCTCAGCCTCGCGCGCACGGACGCCCGGTTGCCCGGCTACACCAACGCTGAGGGCCGCCTGCGCGCCGCGATTGAGCAGGTCCGGCAGAGCGGGACGTATGATTTCGTCCTGATCGACCCGCCCCCCAGCCTGGGCAAACTCACAGCGAACGCGGCAAACGCAGCGGACTGGGTGATTGTGCCTGTCCCCGCCCGCTATAAGGGACTCGTGGCGCTTGAAGGCCTGCGCGAGATGCTCAGCGAGTACACCCGCACCAATCCGCGCCTGCGTGTGGCGATGTACCTCGTCACCCAGATGGAGAACACCGCGCACAGCAAAGAAACTCACGAGGTGTTTCAGCAGGTGCTCGGCGATGAGCTCGCCGGTCCCCTCACGTACCGGCCCGCCGTGTACAACCGCTGTCAGCCTGAAGGCCAACCGATCGGCGTGAACGCCCCCACCTCCGAGGCGCGCCGGGAAATTCAGCGGGTGGTCCGTACGCTGCTTGACCGCATCGGCCAGGCGCCCGCATGACCAGACGCAAACTCACCAAAGGCATGCAGGCGGCGCTCGCCCGCACGCAGGCCGTTCATCAGGACATTCAGGACCTGCAGCGCGCCCGGGTACCGGTGCAGTACCTGGAGGTCGGGCAGCTGCGGCCCTCGCCGTTCCAGGCCCGGCTGGACTTCACGGACCTGGAAGGACTCACCGACGACATCCGGACCAACGGCATTCTGCAACCTCTGGTCGCGCGGTCCACCGCCGACGGTTACGAACTGATCGCCGGCGAACGACGCTGGCGGGCCGCGCGGCGGGCCGGTCTGAGCGAGGTGCCGGTGATGCTCCGGGAAGCCACGGATGAACAGGCCCGGCTCTACAGCCTCAAGGAAAACCTGGAACGCCAGGATCTCAACGCTTTCGAAGTGGCGAGCGTGGCTCTGGCCCTGACGGCCCTGAGCCTCGATCAGACGCAGGAGACGGTCCGCGCCCGCCTGACAGTGCGCGGACCGGTGGACCCGGAGGTCGAGCAGGCCCTCGCAGAAGCGCTGAGCGTGCTGGGCAAGGACCTCACGCGGCTGAGTTTCACCAAGCATTACCTGCCCCTCCTCAACCTGCCTCCGGCCCTGAAGGACGCGATCCGCCGCGGCGCGTCGTTCAACGCAGTGCGTGTGCTGCGCCGGGCCACCCCGCAGCAGCAGGCCGAATGGCTGCCGCGCATCGAAACAGGGGAGTGGGGGGTGCGGGACGTCGAAGCGGCCTTGCAGGGGGCAGCGAGCAGTGCCGCGCCAGCAGGGGAGAGCAACCTCTCAAGTGAGACCCGCCGCGTCCTGCGCCTGGCGTCACCACGCCGGATTCAGCAGCTGGACGACCGGGCGCAGAAAGAGCTGCAGCGGCTGCTTCAGCGGGTCGAAACCCTGCTCAGCCAGGCGACCCCCTGAACAGCGTGGTCGGTGCACAAACCCAGAGCGCCACGGAACAGTGAAGCGCACAGGAAAAGTGAAGCAGTCGTCCAGGGCCAGCCAGCACTCGCCCGCTCGGCCCTGCAAGCCGTTGAGCGATACGCAAGAAATTCGCTGGACACGGCGAAAGTTGAGATGAACGGCGTCACAGGTAGCGGATGGCGGCCCCCTTCCACACAACTGATGGGCCTCCACTGACCCGGGAGCCTGAAGACCAGCAACGACAGCATCGGCGCTGACTTCACCTGCGCCGCCCGCGAGGGCCGGGGAGCAATGG is a window of Deinococcus taeanensis DNA encoding:
- a CDS encoding replication initiator protein A, coding for MALLNMFSIQERIPPDHTSWSIDIQIGEETGVMSCLAPQGIGGVPHGLDADIANAILDLFVEAGAPSHGILHTTPYQILVRANLHPNGTYYEILRDSLNRLTHSVYTIGNTWRDHGAKRWTSAKFSIILEFNATSADRDTLDSRATISITIAQMLVRSIREQYTKPVNSLLLNNLKRPPTRSLYRLLDAKRRNPETLAIESNELTVNLLDWAKECKFTETETAAYIKRLLASAHAELLTQGYLREVKYSGRGANTDVTYLFNRAELEEDPTTAALLRDMYARFALSVPNGRKLITQYGQARVQERVLVAQQLIQQFRPRSPAAFVTDVIKDEEGKYQVTASDVALPVAAAPITPPAAARAQPEDAHTAFQRSLEELGTEELLRTTVTLLQVTLGDRLTAQQYSMIRTAMEKGRLAPVRVRTELSAALTGKTLDQFAANIKALVNEPPLSLF
- a CDS encoding ParB/RepB/Spo0J family partition protein, yielding MTRRKLTKGMQAALARTQAVHQDIQDLQRARVPVQYLEVGQLRPSPFQARLDFTDLEGLTDDIRTNGILQPLVARSTADGYELIAGERRWRAARRAGLSEVPVMLREATDEQARLYSLKENLERQDLNAFEVASVALALTALSLDQTQETVRARLTVRGPVDPEVEQALAEALSVLGKDLTRLSFTKHYLPLLNLPPALKDAIRRGASFNAVRVLRRATPQQQAEWLPRIETGEWGVRDVEAALQGAASSAAPAGESNLSSETRRVLRLASPRRIQQLDDRAQKELQRLLQRVETLLSQATP
- a CDS encoding NUDIX hydrolase; its protein translation is MTSRHRYRVSSTVFVVLRSHHEFCSLKRVNTGWMDGFYSLPAGGVEEGETLLEAARREALEEVGVLLNLEDLRLVHTLHSQTQGDGWLDHFFVADRWEGTPRICELDRHEDLCWLSFDAIPEQFVPYVRSALVALTKGETYSIYGWPHAETPELATEHLKHATPSSLKGQGGLSLQGADSNQDD
- a CDS encoding AAA family ATPase; amino-acid sequence: MSGKGKRSVPISAAHTQLGQQVKNLRPGEPVVLERHGKPVAGLVSVQDLETIQRAGQDMTVLMAFNHAGGAAKTSTIRDIGYELAELGYRVLLIDIDPQANLTSWLGIHDVDGARSLQPVLEDYAPLPEPYRVHQMDLIPSHLSLARTDARLPGYTNAEGRLRAAIEQVRQSGTYDFVLIDPPPSLGKLTANAANAADWVIVPVPARYKGLVALEGLREMLSEYTRTNPRLRVAMYLVTQMENTAHSKETHEVFQQVLGDELAGPLTYRPAVYNRCQPEGQPIGVNAPTSEARREIQRVVRTLLDRIGQAPA